The Novosphingobium kaempferiae genome includes a window with the following:
- a CDS encoding class I adenylate-forming enzyme family protein produces MSTPAACVGDPAPATAAMQPGEAGTFAQFVRAIAAAYGDATAVTLEDDGNVLSSVTYRELDERSALLARGLLARGIGKGARVGFIHGNGPEFAVMLAAVSRIGGVAVPISTMIRANELVRVLRQSDVQGLVLQRAMLGKDLPERVLDALPELGGQESGVLRLARVPYLRWIVSDGEGLPSAIAPLTFLTDPAATIGEDLLREVEAEVHPTDQMVEIYTSGSMALPKGVRHAHGPVCFRSHTMREMMGHVPGKRVACILPMFWVGGLMMYLVPGLEAGATVVCTERTLSNSRFAMGSVLAEDLAAMRGPKPWWGLGMSETLGPYSWGDDFRAPGRPVCAPMDHFGPGYEIRIADADNRPVASGEVGEMQVRGYPVASGLHKIDRAEHYTPDGYYRTGDMCLVEDRPQGRRIHFVARGGDMIKVSGSNVSPAEVEMELQSLDGVHSAFVVGIPDRERGALLVAAVIAREGVDLDFAAVEAELKRRLSGYKVPRAYVALGREEVPLLHSNKVARRDLARMMEERLGRA; encoded by the coding sequence GTGAGCACACCAGCAGCATGCGTCGGTGATCCGGCCCCCGCGACGGCGGCGATGCAGCCCGGCGAGGCCGGCACTTTCGCCCAGTTCGTCCGCGCCATCGCCGCAGCTTACGGCGATGCGACGGCAGTGACGCTGGAGGATGACGGCAACGTCCTGTCCAGCGTCACTTATCGCGAACTGGACGAGCGTTCCGCGCTTCTGGCGCGCGGCCTTCTGGCGCGCGGGATCGGCAAGGGCGCGCGCGTCGGGTTCATCCACGGCAACGGGCCGGAGTTCGCGGTGATGCTCGCGGCGGTGAGCCGGATCGGCGGGGTGGCCGTACCGATCAGCACGATGATCCGCGCCAACGAACTCGTCCGCGTCCTGCGCCAGTCCGACGTGCAGGGGCTGGTGCTCCAGCGCGCGATGCTGGGCAAGGATCTGCCGGAGCGCGTGCTCGATGCCCTGCCGGAACTGGGCGGGCAGGAGAGCGGCGTGCTGCGGCTCGCGCGCGTGCCGTACCTGCGCTGGATCGTCTCCGATGGGGAGGGGCTGCCCTCCGCCATCGCTCCGCTCACGTTCCTGACCGACCCGGCGGCGACCATCGGCGAAGACCTGCTTCGCGAGGTCGAGGCCGAAGTCCACCCGACCGATCAGATGGTAGAGATCTACACCTCCGGCTCCATGGCGCTGCCCAAGGGCGTGCGCCACGCGCATGGCCCGGTCTGCTTCCGCAGCCACACCATGCGCGAGATGATGGGGCATGTCCCCGGCAAGCGCGTCGCCTGCATCCTGCCCATGTTCTGGGTCGGCGGGCTGATGATGTACCTCGTCCCCGGCCTCGAAGCGGGGGCCACCGTGGTCTGCACCGAGCGCACCTTGTCCAACAGCCGCTTCGCCATGGGATCGGTGCTGGCGGAGGATCTTGCCGCGATGCGCGGGCCGAAGCCGTGGTGGGGCCTCGGCATGAGCGAGACGCTCGGCCCCTATTCCTGGGGCGACGATTTTCGCGCGCCCGGGCGTCCGGTCTGCGCGCCGATGGACCACTTCGGCCCCGGCTACGAGATCCGCATCGCCGATGCCGACAACCGCCCCGTGGCCAGTGGCGAGGTCGGCGAGATGCAGGTGCGCGGCTATCCGGTGGCGAGCGGGCTGCACAAGATCGACCGGGCCGAGCACTACACGCCGGACGGCTATTACCGCACCGGCGACATGTGTCTGGTCGAGGACCGGCCACAGGGAAGGCGCATCCACTTCGTCGCGCGCGGCGGGGACATGATAAAGGTGTCCGGCTCCAACGTGTCCCCGGCGGAAGTGGAGATGGAACTGCAATCGCTCGACGGCGTACACAGCGCCTTCGTGGTCGGCATTCCGGACCGCGAACGCGGCGCACTGCTGGTCGCGGCGGTGATCGCGCGCGAGGGCGTGGATCTCGACTTCGCGGCGGTGGAGGCCGAACTGAAGCGGCGCCTCTCCGGCTACAAGGTGCCGCGCGCCTATGTGGCTCTGGGGCGGGAGGAAGTTCCGCTGCTCCACTCCAACAAGGTGGCGCGGCGCGATCTGGCGCGCATGATGGAAGAGCGGCTCGGCCGGGCGTGA
- a CDS encoding prolyl oligopeptidase family serine peptidase, whose protein sequence is MHRLRALMGLLPLLAAAPVHAAPLPDITYPQTRRDAVVENHFGEEIADPYRWLEDDVRGAPEVADWVGRENAVTQGYLDGLPQRAYFQNHIRKFMDYERFSLPTKAGGSYFYTRNTGLQNQGQLFVRKGLKGEPRLLLDPNGWATDGATALDAWKPSQDGRHLLYSVQDGGSDWRILRVLDVRTGKPLADEVRWAKFTSLAWVGEEGFLYSRFPAPGEGGAFRSLNYDQAIYFHRLGTPQDADELVYATPEHPEYGHVAEVTQDGRLAIITSHISTDARYEVRVIDLAKRRREGWKALPLVEGFTDDWKLVEGAGRRLWYVTNRDAPRYRLVAINLDAARPQWTELVGERADTLERAGIVGDRLVLNYMRDGASHAEVLALDGSTAKTLTLNGIGTASGFRGRPGDPETFYSFTSFNCPASIYRMDMATGAATPFATPKLCYDPGAYVVEQRFFTSKDGTRVPMFIVRSRAVAKARQPVPTLLYGYGGFDVSLTPGFSATRMAWLDAGGAFALANLRGGGEFGREWHDAGRRANKQNVFDDFIAAGEFLVDEGIAAKDGLAIQGGSNGGLLVGAVVNQRPDLFAAAVAQVGVMDMLRFDRFTAGRYWTDDYGYPDREDDFRVLRAYSPYHNIREGAQYPAILVTTADTDDRVVPAHSFKYAAALQHADLGAKPRLIRIETRAGHGSGKPTEKAIGEGADILAFLAQWTGLRLPTDTTLAHSGDRTAPSVP, encoded by the coding sequence ATGCACCGCCTGCGGGCGCTCATGGGGCTATTGCCGCTGCTTGCGGCGGCGCCCGTTCACGCTGCGCCGCTGCCTGACATCACCTACCCGCAAACCCGCCGCGATGCCGTCGTCGAGAACCACTTCGGCGAGGAGATCGCCGACCCCTACCGCTGGCTCGAGGACGACGTGCGTGGCGCGCCCGAGGTTGCCGACTGGGTCGGGCGTGAGAACGCGGTCACGCAGGGCTATCTCGATGGCCTGCCGCAGCGGGCCTATTTCCAGAACCACATCCGCAAGTTCATGGATTACGAGCGCTTCTCGCTGCCAACCAAGGCGGGCGGAAGCTACTTCTACACCCGCAATACCGGGCTGCAGAATCAGGGGCAGCTCTTCGTGCGCAAGGGCTTGAAGGGCGAGCCCAGGCTGCTGCTGGATCCCAACGGCTGGGCAACGGATGGGGCAACCGCGCTCGATGCCTGGAAGCCCTCGCAGGACGGCAGGCACCTGCTTTACAGCGTGCAGGACGGCGGCAGCGACTGGCGGATCCTGCGCGTGCTCGACGTGCGCACGGGTAAGCCGCTGGCGGACGAGGTCCGCTGGGCGAAGTTCACCAGCCTCGCTTGGGTGGGTGAGGAAGGCTTCCTCTACTCGCGCTTTCCCGCGCCGGGTGAGGGCGGCGCGTTCCGGTCGCTGAACTACGATCAGGCGATCTACTTCCACCGCCTCGGCACGCCGCAGGATGCTGACGAACTTGTCTACGCCACGCCGGAGCACCCGGAATACGGGCATGTGGCCGAGGTGACGCAGGACGGGCGGCTCGCCATCATCACCAGCCACATCAGCACCGACGCACGCTATGAGGTGCGCGTGATCGACCTGGCGAAGCGCAGGCGCGAAGGCTGGAAGGCGCTGCCGCTGGTCGAGGGCTTCACCGACGACTGGAAGCTGGTCGAGGGAGCCGGGCGCAGGCTCTGGTATGTGACCAATCGCGATGCGCCGCGCTATCGTCTGGTCGCGATCAATCTCGACGCAGCGCGGCCGCAGTGGACCGAACTGGTCGGCGAGCGTGCGGATACCCTCGAACGCGCGGGCATCGTCGGGGACCGGCTCGTGCTCAACTACATGCGCGATGGCGCCAGCCACGCCGAGGTTCTGGCGCTCGACGGTAGCACGGCCAAGACGCTGACCTTGAACGGCATCGGCACCGCCTCCGGCTTCCGGGGGCGACCCGGCGATCCCGAGACATTCTATTCGTTCACCAGCTTCAACTGCCCCGCGTCGATCTATCGCATGGATATGGCGACCGGCGCGGCGACGCCCTTCGCGACGCCGAAGCTGTGCTACGATCCGGGCGCCTACGTGGTCGAGCAACGGTTCTTCACCTCCAAGGACGGCACCCGCGTGCCGATGTTCATCGTGCGCAGCCGGGCGGTGGCGAAAGCCAGGCAGCCGGTGCCGACGCTGCTCTACGGCTACGGCGGGTTCGACGTCTCGCTGACGCCGGGTTTCTCGGCGACGCGCATGGCGTGGCTGGACGCGGGCGGCGCTTTTGCGCTCGCCAACCTGCGCGGCGGGGGCGAATTCGGGCGCGAATGGCACGATGCGGGCCGTCGCGCGAACAAGCAGAACGTCTTCGACGACTTCATCGCTGCGGGGGAATTCCTCGTCGACGAGGGGATCGCCGCGAAGGACGGCCTTGCCATTCAGGGAGGGTCCAACGGCGGGTTGCTGGTGGGTGCGGTGGTGAACCAGCGGCCCGATTTGTTCGCGGCTGCCGTGGCGCAGGTGGGGGTGATGGACATGCTGCGGTTCGATCGGTTCACGGCCGGGCGCTACTGGACCGACGACTATGGCTACCCGGACCGGGAGGACGATTTCCGGGTGCTGCGGGCCTATTCGCCTTATCACAATATCCGCGAAGGGGCGCAGTATCCCGCCATTCTCGTGACCACCGCGGATACGGACGACCGCGTCGTGCCGGCGCATTCGTTCAAGTACGCCGCCGCGCTCCAGCATGCCGATCTCGGGGCAAAACCGCGGCTGATCCGCATCGAGACGCGGGCCGGGCATGGTTCGGGCAAGCCCACCGAAAAGGCGATCGGGGAGGGGGCGGACATCCTCGCCTTCCTTGCCCAGTGGACGGGCCTCAGGCTGCCCACGGACACCACGCTTGCGCATTCGGGTGACAGAACGGCACCTAGCGTGCCCTGA
- a CDS encoding IclR family transcriptional regulator — protein sequence MSRSSPGVARVAAILNFIADHPGQAFALTDLVRALKLSRATCHALLTGLVDVGYLYRTTDKTYVLGPALAAIGRTAAAHFSPLQVAQPEMRSLADDFDVVCGAYFLEGDVIHLRERAASLSHIGYPVPLGTRMPLRWIQAMTFFARSTRDADAWVSRADPPLGEEQLGQFRAGLEFVRSKGYVALLRRPGSEEGEAGVRVGTEDPPVVPLVDADPQRVYPLVALMAPIYDSRNRVMMALVMAGFHGAMTGTSVSEAGGRLAEACERISGFLAGRGESD from the coding sequence ATGTCGCGTTCCTCCCCCGGTGTCGCCCGCGTGGCGGCCATCCTCAATTTCATCGCCGACCATCCGGGACAGGCGTTTGCGCTGACCGATCTGGTGCGCGCCCTGAAGCTGAGCCGGGCGACCTGCCATGCGCTGCTGACCGGTCTCGTCGACGTCGGCTATCTCTATCGCACCACCGACAAGACTTACGTGCTGGGTCCGGCGCTCGCCGCCATCGGGCGGACGGCGGCGGCGCACTTCTCGCCGCTGCAGGTCGCGCAGCCCGAGATGCGCAGCCTGGCCGACGATTTCGACGTGGTGTGCGGGGCCTACTTCCTCGAAGGCGACGTGATCCACCTGCGCGAGCGCGCGGCGTCGCTCAGCCACATCGGCTATCCGGTGCCGCTGGGCACGCGGATGCCGTTGCGCTGGATCCAGGCGATGACGTTCTTCGCCCGTTCGACCCGCGATGCCGACGCCTGGGTCTCGCGCGCGGACCCGCCGCTGGGCGAGGAGCAGCTTGGCCAGTTCCGCGCCGGGCTCGAATTCGTGCGCAGCAAGGGCTACGTCGCGCTCCTGCGCCGTCCCGGCAGCGAGGAAGGCGAAGCGGGCGTGCGCGTCGGCACCGAGGATCCGCCGGTCGTGCCGCTGGTCGATGCCGATCCGCAGCGCGTCTATCCGCTGGTGGCGCTGATGGCGCCGATCTACGACAGCCGCAATCGCGTGATGATGGCGCTGGTCATGGCCGGGTTCCACGGCGCGATGACCGGCACGTCAGTCTCCGAAGCAGGCGGCCGCCTTGCCGAGGCGTGCGAGCGAATCTCGGGCTTCCTTGCCGGTCGCGGCGAGAGCGACTGA
- the rplQ gene encoding 50S ribosomal protein L17: protein MRHKYGQRKLQRTSGHRAALLRNLAAAIIKHEQIQTTTAKAKELRPYVEKLITLAKHGGLSNRRLAHARLMDETQEKKLFEVLAERFAGREGGYTRIIKAGYRASDAAPIAIIELVDRDVDAKGQDSGPVNNEVEEYAEA, encoded by the coding sequence ATGCGTCACAAGTATGGCCAGCGCAAGCTGCAGCGCACCTCGGGCCACCGCGCCGCCCTGCTGCGCAACCTCGCAGCCGCTATCATCAAGCACGAGCAGATCCAGACCACGACGGCCAAGGCCAAGGAACTGCGCCCCTACGTCGAGAAGCTGATCACGCTCGCCAAGCATGGCGGCCTGTCGAACCGTCGTCTGGCGCACGCCCGCCTGATGGACGAGACCCAGGAAAAGAAGCTGTTCGAAGTCCTCGCCGAGCGTTTCGCCGGTCGCGAGGGTGGCTACACCCGCATCATCAAGGCCGGCTACCGCGCCTCGGACGCCGCTCCGATCGCGATCATCGAGCTGGTTGACCGCGACGTCGACGCCAAGGGCCAGGACTCGGGTCCGGTGAACAACGAAGTCGAGGAATACGCCGAGGCGTAA